Proteins found in one Haloferax litoreum genomic segment:
- a CDS encoding DUF7512 family protein → MFGIENLSGNSQAAALVGIVLVEAMVLYVGYGALESVLGPTVLKLLGGD, encoded by the coding sequence ATGTTTGGAATCGAAAACCTGTCCGGAAACTCGCAAGCAGCGGCGCTCGTCGGAATCGTTCTCGTCGAGGCCATGGTACTGTACGTTGGATACGGCGCACTAGAGAGCGTCCTCGGCCCGACTGTCCTGAAACTCCTCGGAGGTGACTGA